Within the Gossypium raimondii isolate GPD5lz chromosome 12, ASM2569854v1, whole genome shotgun sequence genome, the region cttgaatttgttgttgattCAACAAATTCTCTGCTCCCTTAATGACTTCAGCATAACTTGTTTGTGATACTGAATTCAGATTTTGGGACCATTGTAATTGACTCACCGTGTTTGGGGTCAATGAAAAAGTATTTCCCATTGGTTGATTTACCATTGggtaatttaaaacatttgatcCAAGTGGTTGGTTTACCATTGAATAAGACACATAATATCCTTGGTTAGGATAAAATGGTGTTTGTTGTGCAGGTACAAATCCTTTTTTGGATGTTGATTCTGCTTTCCCTTTGATGGGTTTTTTGTGAACGGTTGTCCATTCACCAACTATTTTCTTGATGTAGAGGTTTTTTACCTCTATCCATAAGACCTGCTTAAAAAATCAGCAATTGTTAGGaataattatctaatttaataggtgtaatttttttattacacacgactttattattattttcaataggtatttttataaaatctttttcttttgataaccAAATACTATTTTTGTCAATAGTAAAAGGTAAATGtctaagtataaaattatttcctaataatataTCTGTTTGCATACTaggaaaatatacaattttaggAATTACAAATCTCACATTGTTTATGTAGATTGGTATATTTTtgctttataattaataatggTTTTATTACCATCtataccttttattattataggtTTTCTCATTAATTCCCATTTTTCTGCGAGGATCGCATTCATTCGCAACTTCTGATTGTAGCTCCAAGATTCATCATAGCGTTTAGAGAATATGGTTTATATTTACTAAACTGGAATGTAATTCTTATATTTATTCCAACTTTTGACTTTTTATCAATCGTTGAAACCTGTATTTCTTCCATTCTAGTTTTTCTAGAAATAGTACTGGGTTCAGTAGGAAATATAGGAATTTGTACAGTTTTAATTCCTATTGGTGTACTGTTTGTACTAATattatcctcttcttcttcgGGTTGAGAACTAGAGggtaaaactaaattttcatttgtattggttatacaattatttttaaaatataatttgtttccGGATGACATGTATTCTATAGTACTTACTGGTTTAGAAGTACTTGCATTACTAATTTTATCTATCATCCAATCTCTTGGAATTGACAGATCTCTTATATCTAATAATCTAGGCTGGATTTCAGTAGTGAACCGGTTTGGTTCAAagagttcaataattttgttattaatctcttttatttctacttcagcagtatttgtatattcattaatagaaGTCCAACTGATTGCTAGATCTTCTGCTAAATCATTAATATCAGAATTTTTTGTCTGAATTCTAAGGCAAAGACACTATTCTATTAGAGGATCTGTAATGGAAATAAAGTAATTGGGTTTAACTTTAAATCCTATTACGCCTGCATGTAAATTAGACTGAATTCCTCCAATAAGTGCTTTTATTGGATTCTCAAATCTTTTATCTAAAAGGACAGCAATTATAGGAATATCATGTCCTCTTCTAAATAAGGCTCTAATAGTAATCATGATTATCCCTAAATGAATATATCTAACCCGaggatatttcttttaatcttcttaatttttctttagtaAAGAGTGGAATTTCGTTAATCCCCTCTTGTATCTTTAGCGATCAGTATTCGCTAATTTTTTCTATGTGTCTCGTGTCCGATTTTGAACTTAGAGATCTTataaatttcttctttagagatatgatttttgttaatcttctctatcatttcatcgaAAAGTCTTTTTCTTCTCCGATTAGACTTCCTAATTTAATATTCGTTGTTCGTAATTAggaatttcttctaattgattttagaattatttcctatattaaacataaaaatatattcttcATCAGAATCAGTTTCtgatattaattcatataatatttcattaGGATTTGTTTCCTGTATGAAACATATTTCTAAATCTTGTTCTTCAAGATTTTTGATCATTTTCCTagcatttttccctttattagGACATTTGTTAGCTAGATGACCTTCTTCAtcacaaataaaacatttacatatttgtttcttttggttGGAAGACTTTTTCCTTACCACTTTTTGACTTTGaccagaaatttttttattacctGGTTtccattttctaaatttatatttttttacgttttttataGGTTTTAGGATATATTTGTTTACACCCaaattcccattcattttctaatattttagaacaatatttataacctaatttatttttgactTGTTTAGCCGCTTTAGTTTGCAAGCAGTGCAAAGTTATTCTTTCTCTTgcaaaataaattctatttccTATAGAATCTAAATTTTCATAGGAAAGCCCAGATGTTTTGTTGTGCTTTTCTAAATAAGATACATATTTGTTTATACATATCTCATCCCAAGGTGGGGGTAATTTATGAAAGTATTGGTTTTTCCAAaactctatattttcattttttaatttctgatattcgtgaagaaattttttagaaaattcatccaaatatctaatatcacataatttaatttttgaaaggatatAGCTAGCAACACTATCTTgatcttttttatcaaaatagccACAAAATTCTGTTTTTAGAATTGAGGTTAATCCCTTCAAAAGATCTTTAGGGGTTCCTATTTGACTTAATAATAactctttttgttcttttcctttctcaGACTCTTCCCATCGTCtaagaaattgaagaacatCCCCTTGAAAAGTTcctacaaaataatttaagaacttTTCTTTTGACCATGTGTTGTTGTTTACAACAATCGTCATTGACTGTGCCCAATTTTCTATGGTTTTTTCATAGTCTGGAATAGAAATATTAGtcaaatctaaatatattcctcCTTGAgcaacatttcttttatttaagtcatcTATTCTTTGTTGAACAGGTTGACTAGATGTTTCTCCTAAATATTCAGGTTTAACATCATTAGTAGCTATATCTTCGGATTTGTTACCAaagattctaaatttttcattatcaaattcaaaatctGTGTTAGAAAATCTAAGATAGTCATCTGTTAGACCATCAGATTCTATCTTCCTTTTTCCACGAGGATCTGGTGGTTCAGTATCCATGAGTTCAGGAATGtctatattttcttcttcagaTGAAGTGGTTTCTTCATCAGAAGTGTAGGTTGAGACTTTTATGTCTTCATCCTGATCTGTTGAAGTTTTTTCTTTATCagataaatttctattttttatttcctgatctgttgaagttttttcttcaccagattgatttttgaataattctGTGTTTTCAGAATTACTCGAACCACTACTTgtatcatcatattttaacatataatgataattaaacatggaaaatagatctttatgttttcataaagttcttctattagttttaaatattcaactctTTCAAGTTGATCATTAGTGGTagtaaatttttctttccaatgttctataaGTGTTTTATAGGATTAGAAATCATATTCTTTTGTTTATcaactttttaagtttttatgtttttataatttttatcatagaTAATGACTCATCGGATGAACTGCTTTTCTTCTTCggataaaacaataaaaatggcTAAAAAAACAATACTCAGAagcaaaagaaagtaaaaagaaaatacccAAAACTTCGTTTTGAAAGAAAATGGCAAAGATCAAATATCTgatggaaaaaataaagaagaaaaatgaacgatataaaaaggaaaaacaaagaaaaaagaaaaaaaaaatatctaaaatcgAATGGGAACAAGGAGACAGGGCTGGGGGTGTGGTGACTTGAGGTGCTTGGTGAGGGAGAGTGGTAAAGGGAAATATTGGGAggttatatttttttctttattgttggAGGCTGTAATGTGCTAATCTTTGGGCTTGGTGAGGAACGACCATTAGGAGGTGGAATCAAAACTATTGAATCcttctttattgtttttttacataaaattgtTTTCTATAACCAAACCTTTTCAAACGGTTTGATAAGCACTTTTATTtcaacctaaaataataaaagcatgCAAAAAAAAGGGTTTGATTTTTGTTGTGGTTGTATAGATTGTTCTTGAATTACCAGATTTTTAGTTAATGGAATGCTAGATTTTAgcccaaattttcattaaacttGCTTAAGGTAAGAGTAAGTTCACTTTTagccaaaacaaaaacaaagtcGCATTTGTTTGTGGTAGAGTAGTATTTGGAGCAAATGTTTTCGATTGGATAAAACTTTGTAGATTATATCTAAGAAGCTTTATAAACTAAGAATGATAATATAGCAAAATATCATGGACTCTATATGTTTGTCGAAATGTCTAGCTGAAGTCTAAAATGTAACAGAACCTGCAATATCGTGTTAGTCAACATTTCTCCAACAGGGTTTCTTTTTGGCTTTCTTTTATCCTCTGCTTTATATTTGCAGGAGAGCAGGGTGACATAAATCAATCAGTTTCTTATTTGCTGCTGGGGGAACCGACAGGTTTCAGTAACTACAAGCCATGGCAGTGGCAAATTTCCCTGCACTTCAGTTTAAAACTTGCGATATTTTTCGTTCCACTCCAAAATGTTTCAAATTGCTCCCCTTCCAAAAGACAAGTAAGTTTAAACAATATTCCACTTACTTACTGTTCCTACTTTTTCTTCATCTGGTTCTAATGACTTGGGACATGTCTAGTTATTCAAttctaaattctattttttttccatatatttttagCTCTGTGTTGAATGTAAAATCAAGTGATTTTCCACAGATCTTTTTGTTAAGACATTAGTAGTTGAAGCAAAAGCAAATACCAGAACAGAAAGCGCTAAAATTAGGAACAGAAGAATGCTAAAGAAGGTATGCTTTCTTTTCCTGTTAAGAAAATGTGCAATACAATGGCTAGGACAcatgtatgttatttttattattctttttggaATATTTATGGTCGAAGTTTGTGTACGAAATTTATTTggatatagatatggaatatGATCTTCcgaaaatcttcaaattttaaaaattgagccTACACATATACACCTGAGTAACATAGCATTCAAGGCCCAACGAAGATTGTTGAATCATTTTCTAGAGTTGGTGAAATAAATTTCATGAGTTTTTACGTGTTTATGAGTCGGATGTTTTCAATGTTATTTCCAGTTTAATGGCACCCCAAGAAGACCAAGACTGTCGGTATTCTGTTCAGAGAAGCAGTTGTATGCTATGTTGGTCGATGACAAAAACAAGAAGTGTTTATTTTATGGAAGTACTTTGCAGAAATCTATTCGTGACGATCCCACTTGCACCACCATTGTAAGTATCATAGGGTCTTTGGAAGCCTTTGAATATTTCTTGCTTGTGGAGAgaaattttgggtttagataACTGTCTAGGGCATATAACAATATAGAATAATGAGTTTAGAGACGAGttgaaaatatgatacaaaCACGACATATTTCGTAGACACAACAGTGTAGTAAGTACAACAGGATATAAATGCCTAAACATGACTAGCATAGTTGACACTACACTATACATTTATCTTTTGGATTTTGTCGCATTTAGTAATTTGTGTTGTAATTTATGCTTACACTGCTGACATGCACAGATTGCTAGGTCAACAAGAAGATATCACCCTATGTTTAAACACAATCAACATAGATAGCACTACACGTATATGTTCATATTTAGGATTTTGACTCGTTTATAATTTGTGTTTgacatgagaaaaataaaataaaatacaagcaCGACATGCATACTCAGATTGCTAGGTTTCCAAGAAGATTTATCCCTATGTTTAAACATGGTTTTGACACATTTAATaatttgtgtgtgtgtttttatGTTTGCATGGTTTCTGTTGCGTTGGTATTTTCAGGATGCTGCTAAACGTGTTGGTGAAGAGCTTGTAAAGGCTTGTATTGATCTTAACATAAACGAAATATCATATTATGATCGCAATGGATTTGCACGCGGTGAGAGAATGCAAGCCTTTGAGATTGCAATATCAAACTATGGTTTCCTGCCTACATAGAACTTAATCCAATGACCTTTTAAACCCTCGGTTTTTAGTATTAAGTAATCAATCATGTAATTTGCCAGTGTAGGATCTGAGATAACAATTTGCAAGATTTATCGAATGTAAAAGCCCTTTATTAGTTTGATGCATTCTTCAATTGTCTACAACTTTTGTCgtgtttttatgatttaatgtaACAATCAGATTCTGCGATGTCTTGTTTCCCAAGCATCTGCTGACATCCAACCTATTTTACTGATTTCTCATTCAAAAGTGTTTCTCTTGGGTCGAACCAATGCTCACATATGATAGATGGCAATACCTTGATCTGGGGACGTCTatgctgaatttttttttttttttaaattccttCATTCCTTTCGAAGATTATACTCTTATATCTTAACAGGCGCCAAACAAAGATGTCAGACACAAAtacttcaaaataataataataataataataataataacaacatagGCGTACATGAGATTGAACTTGAGTAAAACCTGCATATTTATGTTGGCTATGGGCTTCTCTATACAAGGCACCAATCTACCATTTTCTAATCGGTCATGTTGATTACTATGTATCCCCTACAAAAATATTGCTAATTATACACCAATTTAATCACCAACCCCATCTACCTAATatcaaaaaaaactttaaaagaataaaagaaacaaaaacccACCGAGACATCCTTCTCTTACTCCGAATTTTCTTGACCCATATCAATCAAACCGGCAATGACTGATTGGTTCCCTCATCTATTTCTGGTCAAGTTAAAGTTAGCACTGGGAAAGTGCTCGTTATGAAATGTAGTTGCCGTTATTGTTTGCCGAATAACCTAAAAATCCATTGCATACCTTAAATTAGTCTGCCTATGCTTATGGATCACCACAGCATCTAGCTCTTTTGGTCTCCTGGAGTTTCTGCCACAAACACATCATCTCTCTTGGACCTTGATAGTGAGCAATAACATAACCATCCTTACAACCCTCGTTAAAGATCCTCTCTTCCTTCTCATAATGGACTTCTAAACCATCTTTTTGCATATCCGCGATCCAAATGCCCATTGCCACATCTTCGAGTTTAAACATCTGTTATTTACACATGACATTTGTTTAACATTTGAGAATTATTATCCACAAAAGGAGTTAATGATGAAATCCTATTCCAATAAACTTTCATGCTTACATATATAATGAATATATGTTTCCATAATCCAGAACAACAAAAGTAGAATAAAGGaagagttaaaattttcatcttacCTTTAAGCGCACTTCATTGAACCTCTTGTAAACAGCCTTTGCTATGTCATGGGACACCACGTAACCAGGACCATGCGCCCAAGGTGGGTACTTCTCTTCAGACCATTCCTTCATTGAACACATCATGACAAGAAGATAATAAGCACCAGAAAACGATTTTTATCCCATTACAGTTAAATAATGGTGATTTGTCACCAACAAATACAATTAATGAATGCCTATGCAGcctacaataatattaaaaacaaactaAAGCTTTGAGTTACTTTAGCTTGAGCTAGAGGAATTGTAATGCACGTAAACGTGAGCCATGTGTGAACTACTCTGAAAAAAAGCTGATcttgttttctctttcttttcagTGATCCCAATAGATGTTGCTTTTATGAACATGATCACACAACATAATATGGTGTTCAATTTAAAAAAGCTAAACATGGAGCTAATCAAAATTAACAGAGAATGTAGTTCATCCTTCCAATCTTTGCTTATATCAAGCAAAAATTTAGAGTTTATGATTAACTATCTCCTGACATTGTGCCAAGTCAGAATAGTTGAAACCATTTGAGGGAATTGAGTGAAGAATTACCTCAGGGCTAATAAACCACTTGCTATCTGTACTGCGATGAGGTTGGGAATCTGAGTTAATGAGTCCATAAAGCAATCCATGAGTTACATTTATCCTGCTTAATGAAGCCATGACTTCATCCAAACGAACAAACGCATCATCATCTGTCTTCATGACAAACTTTGCAGAAACAACTTCTGTCTGTAGAAGAGATAAGCTCTATAAGGGAATGAAAACTTTTGCCTATTCAAATGAAGGGGCGTAAGACTTTACCCCAAAGGTGCAAATAGCCAAGGTTTTCCAGGTGATCAGGCTGTAGTAATCAACAAAAGGCATCAGCTGTATGTCTCCATATGTCCGTGCTTCATTCCAGAGTTCATCATTCACTATATGGCTTTTATGCTGCAGAACAACTCAAACTTGGTAAGCGATTATATAAGAGGCTTAGaaaattgtaaaacttaaaACCACAAACTCGATGATGGTTTCAAGAGAGATACAACACCAGATTTTGGCACCAAAACTGTCAACTGTCTaactattttatcatatttaaaaagaTAAGATCATTGCCCATTTCAGCAAAACAAAGAGTACATGAGTGCTTAGGTGACTATATGAGTAGAATAAATATGCTGAACTAGTGGGGTAACAACTTATTACGGTAAAGCATCCTAAGCCACCTATTGGGTACAGCTATTGTCTAAAAACAGAGAAAATACTGAATATTGCCCCCAGCTCGAGACATCTAACAGCATCTAATGCTTCTGGCACAAAATCATAAGTGATCTAGTGGTGCAACAATGGTTGGCAAACACGATCAAGATTCAAGAACCATGTAGCATTTGTGGCAAGAACATCTCAACCATGTATTGCTTCAAGAGAATGGTTCTCCTTTATTATGATAGAACTAGAACTACCCAAACATCCAAATTCTAGCTATTTTTAGTGAGAGAAATTCACAAGGAAACCTTACCAAACCAACAAAAAAGCGCACTACAACTGTCCCAGATCGGACTTCAGGATACTGCATCCATGTTCTTCTCACAGCCattcttcttttaaaattattggcAGTAGAGAAAACACCAATAAAGAGATCCACTGGTCTTTGAAGAGAAAGAGGAACTGATTTAAGTGCTTCTATATCAACCGTATGGTCTGAATCCTCTGAAGTAGGTAAACCACTAGCCAGCACAGAGATTAATTTCACATCACCAGAAATTCTAACCTCACTAACAAGCCATGGCTCCAATGTCTGAATATAAAAGCAGCCAATAAGTCATTAAGCTTAACGGaactattaattattaaacaaattCCACAAGAGGATTTAGAAATTACTTCTCGATAAGCAAAGGATGTTACATGCTTCCCATCAACTGTCATTTGTACTCCCTCCGGTCCTACTCTAAGTGTTGCAACAAAAAGAGAACCTTGCTTGAAAGGAAAATATCTTCTGGGTTTAACCCCTTGCAGCCCCAGTAAAGGCAATCTTAAACCATGGGAGTGCA harbors:
- the LOC105764508 gene encoding beta-1,3-galactosyltransferase GALT1, producing the protein MKAETPHLTRMKKWYGGALVSSLFMLLLLRYGFMKNPVEESYLMNPFSSNGTNPLEWVRFTAPPALQNPGNASQVISIDAIAFSLFAQRNLSKGEQQSLLTWNLLKNLINHSHALPNGVEAIKEAGSAWNSLMDSIEEEKHGYVNDNSSRKAKEKQCPHFLNKMNATEPESHYKLRVPCGLTQGSSITIIGIPNGLLGDFRIDLTGEALPGEPDPPIILHYNVRLHGDKITEDPVIVQNTWTIAHDWGEEVRCPPPTPEENEKVDELEQCNKLVGKDDNRTIRVHSHGLRLPLLGLQGVKPRRYFPFKQGSLFVATLRVGPEGVQMTVDGKHVTSFAYRETLEPWLVSEVRISGDVKLISVLASGLPTSEDSDHTVDIEALKSVPLSLQRPVDLFIGVFSTANNFKRRMAVRRTWMQYPEVRSGTVVVRFFVGLHKSHIVNDELWNEARTYGDIQLMPFVDYYSLITWKTLAICTFGTEVVSAKFVMKTDDDAFVRLDEVMASLSRINVTHGLLYGLINSDSQPHRSTDSKWFISPEEWSEEKYPPWAHGPGYVVSHDIAKAVYKRFNEVRLKMFKLEDVAMGIWIADMQKDGLEVHYEKEERIFNEGCKDGYVIAHYQGPREMMCLWQKLQETKRARCCGDP
- the LOC105764509 gene encoding uncharacterized protein LOC105764509; this translates as MAVANFPALQFKTCDIFRSTPKCFKLLPFQKTNLFVKTLVVEAKANTRTESAKIRNRRMLKKFNGTPRRPRLSVFCSEKQLYAMLVDDKNKKCLFYGSTLQKSIRDDPTCTTIDAAKRVGEELVKACIDLNINEISYYDRNGFARGERMQAFEIAISNYGFLPT